A genome region from Clostridium pasteurianum includes the following:
- a CDS encoding HAD family hydrolase, whose amino-acid sequence MIKLIIFDLDDTLYDERDFVIGGFKDVCKYLSLKYLDDYDLLMEEILNILNKDGRGKIFNVLCENHDYNEDIKKLVRIYRQAKPKLKLYDDSRYTLSKLKGKYKLGIITDGLAAVQWNKIKLLNIENFFDKIIVTDDLGKDFSKPSEVPYMKMLEYFNLNAEDSVYIGDNPHKDFIGARKVGMNTVRIIREHGDHKNDRLNLDYEADCEIHNLNELMMTLK is encoded by the coding sequence GTGATTAAATTAATAATCTTTGATTTAGATGATACTTTGTATGATGAAAGAGATTTTGTAATTGGTGGATTTAAAGATGTTTGCAAATATTTAAGTCTAAAATATTTGGATGATTATGATTTACTTATGGAAGAAATTTTAAATATATTAAATAAGGATGGTAGAGGGAAGATATTTAATGTATTATGCGAAAATCATGATTACAACGAGGATATAAAAAAGCTTGTAAGAATATACAGACAAGCTAAACCTAAATTAAAATTGTATGATGACAGTAGATATACTCTAAGTAAGTTAAAAGGAAAATACAAACTAGGAATTATAACAGATGGACTTGCAGCTGTGCAATGGAATAAAATCAAATTATTAAATATAGAAAATTTTTTTGATAAAATAATCGTTACAGATGACTTAGGAAAAGATTTCTCTAAACCAAGTGAAGTTCCTTATATGAAAATGCTTGAATATTTTAATTTAAATGCCGAAGATTCAGTGTATATAGGTGACAATCCTCATAAAGATTTTATTGGCGCAAGAAAAGTTGGAATGAATACTGTGAGGATAATTCGTGAACATGGTGACCATAAAAATGATAGATTAAATTTGGATTATGAAGCAGACTGTGAAATTCATAATTTAAATGAACTCATGATGACATTAAAATAA
- a CDS encoding AAC(3) family N-acetyltransferase, translating into MFRSEDKMEILNPLFKTEDGYLYCNDFINSLKNIGIKKGDTILVHSDITVFGKLALRNRNELLGALVDVLKQCVGKEGTIIMPTFTYSFCNGEVFDKDKSKSTVGVLTEYFRNMPGVERTIQPIFSCAVYGKQKEEYLRIGKDSFGDKSIFQILHKNNGKLLYFGADFHACTYIHYVEQSFKVPYRYFKTFKGIIKDGNNQYEDECTFYVRDLKINPMLDVNFLKKHLMDNGYMNEEQIGYGKVLFVSAADVYTQGRKLLQNDINSFLKK; encoded by the coding sequence ATGTTTAGAAGTGAAGATAAAATGGAAATATTAAATCCATTATTTAAGACAGAAGATGGATATTTGTATTGTAATGACTTTATAAATAGTTTGAAAAATATTGGAATAAAAAAGGGAGATACAATTCTTGTACATTCTGATATAACTGTATTTGGTAAATTGGCATTAAGAAATAGAAATGAACTTTTGGGGGCACTTGTAGATGTGTTAAAACAATGTGTTGGAAAAGAAGGTACCATAATAATGCCTACATTTACTTATAGTTTTTGTAATGGTGAAGTTTTTGACAAAGATAAATCAAAATCTACTGTAGGTGTACTTACTGAATATTTTAGAAATATGCCGGGTGTAGAGCGGACTATTCAGCCTATATTTTCATGTGCTGTATATGGAAAGCAAAAAGAAGAATATTTAAGAATAGGTAAAGATTCTTTTGGTGATAAATCAATATTTCAAATTTTACATAAAAATAATGGAAAACTTTTATACTTTGGAGCAGATTTTCATGCCTGTACTTATATTCATTATGTAGAGCAGAGCTTTAAGGTTCCTTATAGATATTTTAAAACCTTTAAAGGTATAATAAAAGATGGTAATAATCAGTATGAAGATGAGTGTACTTTTTATGTAAGAGATTTAAAAATAAATCCCATGCTTGATGTTAATTTTTTAAAAAAACATCTAATGGATAATGGATACATGAATGAAGAACAGATAGGATATGGAAAAGTACTTTTTGTAAGTGCGGCAGATGTTTATACTCAAGGTAGGAAGCTTTTACAAAATGATATAAATTCTTTTCTTAAAAAGTGA
- a CDS encoding FkbM family methyltransferase: MKVNVLIIIAQGEVELNKKFFLDKIRWLTENGCSVTVISDEINVKKELDKYGVTYYECYWIKNAIKSDCDREIILRLSIMADIIRKNSINIIEADELQGAIYAFYLSQIIKIPFNTYILNKNQIDLWTGKYYSLLKILNNKNSLFVLNDDIKNEIEKRNDIAIKVVGDKEIDLTMKKWMNVCKETMDNYIVDPKEMFINYCSINSYSLQKFEENNKMKFLDNDGKKLVLFGASKFGEDFYKVLENQNVVKFFCDNDSKKWGEYINDVPIISPKQLKDMKSEVKVLITSMYHDEIKLQLEKMGIENINYIENINAIRFARFYRSSPLVMKDHINDIFKVLNILEDYNSKQIYMNILMHKLNLDFNLLYSVAECNENQYFDEEIIKLGNREIFIDAGAYVGDTMKSFIHKTKGKFDKIYSFEPDKKNYNRLLKNIKDSKYSDKVVPVNGGVYDKTTTLSFYDGLEGASSISDQGVKKVNVYSLDEYLKDTPVTFIKMDVEGSEYSAIMGAKKIITKLKPKLAICVYHKIEDMWQIPLLIKSIVPEYKLYIRHYSYDMCETVCYAVL; encoded by the coding sequence ATGAAAGTTAATGTTTTAATAATTATTGCACAAGGGGAAGTAGAGCTTAATAAAAAGTTTTTTTTGGATAAAATAAGATGGCTCACTGAAAATGGATGCTCAGTTACAGTAATTTCAGATGAAATTAATGTAAAAAAAGAATTGGACAAATATGGTGTTACATATTATGAATGTTATTGGATTAAAAATGCAATAAAAAGTGATTGTGATAGAGAAATTATATTAAGGTTAAGTATAATGGCAGATATTATCCGAAAAAATAGTATTAATATTATTGAGGCAGATGAATTACAAGGTGCAATATATGCATTTTATTTATCACAAATAATTAAGATACCTTTTAATACATATATTTTAAATAAAAATCAAATTGACTTGTGGACTGGTAAGTATTATTCATTATTAAAAATATTAAATAATAAAAATTCTTTGTTTGTTTTGAATGATGATATAAAAAATGAAATAGAGAAAAGAAATGATATAGCAATAAAGGTAGTAGGTGATAAAGAAATAGATTTAACTATGAAAAAATGGATGAATGTTTGCAAAGAAACTATGGATAATTATATAGTTGATCCTAAAGAAATGTTTATAAATTATTGCTCTATTAATAGTTATAGTTTACAAAAATTCGAAGAAAACAATAAAATGAAATTCTTGGACAATGATGGAAAAAAACTTGTACTATTTGGAGCATCGAAATTTGGTGAAGACTTTTACAAGGTCTTAGAAAACCAAAATGTTGTTAAGTTTTTTTGTGATAATGATAGTAAAAAGTGGGGAGAGTACATTAATGATGTCCCGATTATATCACCAAAACAGTTAAAAGATATGAAGAGCGAAGTTAAAGTTTTAATTACAAGTATGTATCATGATGAAATAAAACTTCAATTAGAGAAGATGGGAATTGAAAATATTAATTATATTGAAAATATAAATGCAATAAGATTTGCGAGATTCTATAGATCAAGTCCACTTGTTATGAAAGATCATATAAATGATATTTTTAAAGTGTTAAATATTTTAGAAGATTATAATTCAAAGCAAATATATATGAATATATTAATGCATAAATTAAATTTAGATTTTAATTTATTATATAGTGTTGCCGAATGTAATGAAAACCAATATTTTGATGAAGAAATTATAAAATTAGGTAATAGAGAAATATTTATAGATGCAGGTGCATATGTAGGTGATACAATGAAAAGCTTTATCCATAAGACTAAAGGAAAGTTTGATAAAATATACTCTTTTGAGCCTGATAAGAAAAATTATAATAGGTTATTAAAGAATATTAAGGATAGCAAATATAGTGATAAGGTAGTACCTGTTAATGGTGGAGTATATGATAAAACTACAACATTGAGTTTTTATGATGGATTAGAAGGTGCATCGTCTATAAGTGATCAAGGAGTAAAAAAAGTAAATGTGTATAGCCTTGATGAATATCTAAAGGATACACCGGTAACATTTATAAAAATGGATGTTGAGGGTTCAGAGTATTCAGCAATCATGGGAGCAAAAAAAATTATAACAAAATTAAAACCTAAATTAGCAATTTGTGTATATCATAAAATTGAAGATATGTGGCAAATTCCATTATTGATAAAATCAATAGTGCCAGAATATAAGTTGTATATAAGGCATTATAGTTATGATATGTGTGAAACAGTGTGTTATGCAGTCTTATAA
- a CDS encoding glycosyltransferase — translation MKDIVIFKGTGAYDMMQYFADKLDLAFKEEGFESGIIDLNSLDKMQFADEIKQKKPKLCIGFNSMSFNYNNIAYYRYFDLKHLSIMVDHPIYHIPTIDLNYDNLYILCNDVGRVNYLRNEIKIKNAYSMLLGADKNIECSSDKRDKDIVFFGTMIDYEELRKSWKVKFGKPINKLLNDAIEVGMYNSFLPVHEALNISMSYNGYDKISENDKMKFQLVLLPEIDGYLRFFNRHKYIEKIKTHKIHIYGNDVWTKFLNRDNVILHSPVGINDSIEILKRSKISLNATMTLVYNGITERVLNSAMCGSVVLSNYTPLLHEIFKENALLVDIKDMNNIDERLDDLINNDSKRNLMAEKARNEVEMNHTWNNRVREIANLI, via the coding sequence ATGAAGGATATAGTGATTTTTAAAGGCACAGGTGCATATGATATGATGCAGTATTTTGCTGATAAATTGGATTTGGCATTTAAAGAAGAAGGTTTTGAATCTGGAATAATTGATTTAAATAGTTTGGATAAGATGCAGTTTGCAGATGAAATTAAGCAAAAAAAACCTAAACTTTGTATAGGCTTTAATTCAATGAGCTTTAATTATAATAATATTGCATATTATAGGTATTTTGATTTGAAGCATTTATCTATAATGGTAGATCATCCAATTTATCATATACCGACGATAGATTTAAATTATGATAATTTATATATTTTATGTAATGATGTAGGTAGAGTCAATTATTTAAGAAATGAAATAAAAATAAAAAATGCTTATTCAATGCTTTTAGGTGCGGATAAGAATATTGAGTGTAGCAGTGATAAAAGGGATAAAGATATAGTCTTTTTTGGTACTATGATTGATTATGAAGAACTAAGAAAATCATGGAAAGTTAAATTTGGAAAACCTATTAATAAATTATTAAACGATGCAATTGAAGTAGGAATGTATAATTCTTTTTTGCCAGTTCATGAAGCTCTTAATATTTCTATGTCATATAATGGATATGACAAAATAAGTGAGAATGACAAGATGAAATTTCAATTAGTACTTTTACCAGAAATTGATGGATATCTGAGATTTTTTAATAGACATAAATACATAGAAAAAATAAAAACGCACAAAATCCATATATATGGGAATGATGTTTGGACAAAATTTTTAAATAGAGATAATGTTATACTTCATTCTCCAGTGGGAATTAATGATTCTATTGAGATTTTAAAACGATCTAAGATATCTTTAAATGCCACTATGACCTTAGTGTATAATGGAATAACAGAAAGGGTGCTTAATAGTGCTATGTGCGGGAGCGTTGTACTTTCAAATTATACGCCGCTGCTTCATGAAATTTTCAAGGAAAATGCACTGCTAGTTGATATTAAAGATATGAATAATATAGATGAACGATTAGATGATTTAATAAATAATGATAGTAAAAGAAACTTAATGGCGGAAAAAGCCAGAAATGAAGTAGAAATGAATCATACATGGAATAATAGAGTTAGGGAAATAGCAAATTTAATATAA
- the pseI gene encoding pseudaminic acid synthase, with product MKKVFNIENKKVGSDSPAFIIAELSANHLQRYENAVKLIKEAKKAGADAVKLQTYTPDTITMDCDNEYFQIKQGTIWDGTTLHKLYEKAYTPWDWQPKLKKVAEEEGLICFSSPFDNTAVDFLEKMNVPAYKIASFEITDIPFIEYVAAKGKPVIISTGIAELSDIEEALKACKRVGNNEVVLLKCTSEYPAPYEDINLKTIPNMAETFEVVVGISDHTLGTSVSVAAVALGAKIVEKHFTLDRNLGGPDSKFSMEPKEFKNMVDSIRNVEKALGKVTYELTERQIKSREHSRSLFVVKDIKAGEMFTQENIKSIRPGFGMETKYINDVIGKKAKSYIKKGTPLARSLIM from the coding sequence ATGAAAAAGGTATTTAATATAGAGAATAAAAAGGTTGGTAGTGATTCACCTGCATTTATAATAGCAGAATTATCTGCAAATCACCTTCAAAGGTATGAAAATGCAGTTAAGCTTATAAAAGAAGCTAAAAAAGCTGGAGCGGATGCTGTAAAGCTTCAAACATATACTCCTGATACTATAACAATGGATTGTGATAATGAGTACTTTCAGATAAAACAGGGTACAATATGGGATGGAACAACACTTCATAAATTATATGAGAAAGCGTATACTCCGTGGGATTGGCAGCCAAAGCTGAAAAAAGTTGCAGAGGAGGAAGGACTCATTTGTTTTTCGTCTCCGTTTGATAATACGGCTGTGGATTTTCTTGAAAAAATGAATGTTCCAGCGTATAAAATTGCTTCATTTGAAATTACGGATATACCATTTATAGAATATGTGGCTGCTAAGGGAAAACCAGTAATTATATCAACAGGTATTGCTGAGCTTTCTGATATAGAGGAAGCATTAAAAGCATGTAAAAGAGTTGGAAATAATGAAGTCGTACTTTTGAAATGTACAAGTGAATATCCAGCACCATACGAAGATATTAACCTTAAAACAATACCTAATATGGCTGAAACATTTGAAGTGGTAGTGGGTATTTCTGATCATACTCTTGGAACTTCAGTTTCAGTGGCAGCAGTGGCATTAGGAGCAAAAATAGTTGAAAAGCACTTCACACTAGATAGAAATCTTGGAGGACCTGATTCTAAGTTTTCAATGGAACCAAAGGAATTTAAAAATATGGTAGATTCTATTAGAAATGTGGAAAAAGCATTAGGAAAAGTTACATATGAGCTTACAGAAAGGCAAATTAAAAGTAGAGAACATTCAAGGTCTCTTTTTGTTGTTAAGGATATAAAGGCTGGAGAAATGTTTACTCAAGAGAATATTAAGAGTATTAGACCAGGATTTGGGATGGAAACTAAATATATAAACGATGTGATTGGCAAAAAAGCAAAGAGTTACATAAAAAAGGGAACACCTTTAGCGAGGTCTCTAATAATGTGA
- a CDS encoding DUF4910 domain-containing protein produces the protein MDLINNCEIYGEKMFKLMKEMFPICRSITGDGVRETLNIIKEIIPININEVPSGTEVFDWTVPREWNIKDAWIKNPRGEKIVDFKESNLRVLNYSSPINKTMKFEELKTHIFTLPYTPDWIPYMTSYYNENWGFCMSHNEFIKFQNETKPDEEFEVHIDSSLKNGYLTYGEYFLQGESKEEVLISTYVCHPSMCNDNLSGIALTTYLAYALAKMNEKCKLRYSYRFLFVPETIGSITWLSLNEKKTSNIKYGLVASCVGDRGCLTYKKSRDGNNLIDKIAVNILKYSGAQYKVLDFFPWGSDERQFCSPGFNLPVGSLMRTPYGYYGEYHTSADNFNFVDKKSIADTFDKYIKIIFIIENNNAYLNLNPKCEPRLGKRNLYGSLGGRMLYEYDETAMFWILNQSDGKNSLLDISEKSNIDFFRIKNAADALLNAGLLKKL, from the coding sequence ATGGATTTAATAAATAATTGTGAGATTTATGGTGAAAAGATGTTTAAACTCATGAAAGAGATGTTTCCAATATGCAGGAGCATAACTGGTGATGGAGTAAGGGAAACATTAAATATAATAAAGGAAATAATTCCTATAAACATAAATGAAGTGCCATCGGGTACTGAGGTTTTTGATTGGACTGTTCCAAGAGAGTGGAATATAAAAGATGCATGGATTAAAAACCCAAGAGGAGAAAAAATAGTAGATTTTAAAGAATCAAACCTGCGTGTGTTAAATTACAGTAGTCCTATTAATAAGACCATGAAATTTGAAGAGTTAAAAACTCATATATTTACTTTGCCATATACACCAGATTGGATACCATATATGACGTCTTATTATAATGAAAATTGGGGATTTTGTATGAGTCATAATGAATTTATTAAGTTTCAAAACGAGACAAAACCTGATGAAGAATTTGAAGTCCATATTGATTCATCCCTAAAGAATGGATATCTTACGTACGGAGAGTATTTTTTACAGGGGGAAAGCAAAGAGGAAGTGCTTATAAGTACATATGTGTGCCATCCTTCCATGTGTAATGATAATTTAAGTGGAATAGCACTTACAACTTATTTAGCATATGCTTTAGCAAAAATGAATGAAAAATGTAAATTAAGATATTCATATAGATTTCTATTTGTGCCAGAAACTATTGGCTCAATTACGTGGCTAAGTTTAAATGAAAAGAAAACTTCAAACATTAAATATGGTCTTGTAGCAAGCTGTGTTGGAGATAGAGGATGTCTTACATATAAAAAGAGCAGAGATGGAAACAACTTAATAGATAAAATAGCTGTTAATATATTAAAATACAGTGGTGCTCAATATAAAGTTTTGGACTTTTTTCCTTGGGGAAGCGACGAAAGACAGTTTTGCTCACCGGGTTTTAATTTACCAGTAGGTTCACTTATGAGAACCCCTTATGGGTATTACGGTGAATATCATACTTCAGCGGATAATTTTAATTTTGTAGATAAAAAAAGCATTGCAGACACTTTTGATAAATATATTAAAATTATTTTTATAATTGAAAATAATAATGCATATTTAAATTTAAATCCTAAATGTGAACCGAGACTTGGAAAAAGAAATTTGTATGGAAGTCTGGGTGGAAGAATGTTATATGAATATGATGAAACTGCAATGTTTTGGATATTAAATCAAAGTGATGGAAAGAATTCTCTTCTTGATATATCTGAAAAATCAAATATAGATTTTTTCAGGATTAAAAATGCAGCGGATGCCCTTTTAAATGCAGGGTTATTAAAAAAGTTATAG
- a CDS encoding glycosyltransferase yields MKILFLVHQFYPKYYMGTERFTYNLALNMIKSGIDVKVITYSFYDESYYNKEDENIIYRETCYDNIPVIEIKHKCIPDNIKFTLNNNDVEKFALKILDIEKPDLIHLCHPMRVAPFLNSARKLKIPYIITLTDYFFICPKYLLLGKEGNRCNGNEYGKRCYKCCDYNENESKNRYIEANKMLLEAERVIAPSKFVKNIFENNFDNLNVEVINHGISLNDSKKNVKIYKKNDEINFCYAGSLYKHKGLHVILEAFKNISNNNLQLKVYGSGVNKDYNKLIEKSVKNDSRIKVCGVYSREEFGDVLSNIDVLIVPSIWDETYCLIMYEAFTCHVPVISAEVGALPEGIKNGFNGFTFACGNSKALAMIIDNILKKPLILNRFKDNIKSFYVPSIEDEIISYKNIYNCIIK; encoded by the coding sequence ATGAAGATATTATTTTTGGTTCATCAGTTTTATCCTAAATATTACATGGGTACTGAAAGATTTACTTATAATCTTGCTCTAAACATGATAAAATCAGGAATTGACGTTAAAGTTATAACTTATAGTTTTTATGATGAAAGTTATTATAATAAAGAGGATGAAAATATAATTTATAGAGAAACTTGTTATGATAATATTCCTGTAATAGAAATAAAACATAAATGTATCCCGGATAATATAAAATTTACTTTAAATAATAATGACGTGGAAAAATTTGCGTTGAAAATATTGGATATTGAAAAACCGGATTTAATACATTTATGTCATCCAATGAGAGTAGCTCCATTTTTAAATAGTGCAAGAAAGTTAAAAATCCCATATATTATAACACTTACGGACTATTTTTTTATTTGCCCTAAATATTTGTTATTAGGTAAAGAAGGAAATCGCTGTAATGGAAATGAATATGGTAAGAGGTGTTATAAGTGTTGTGATTATAATGAAAATGAAAGTAAAAATAGATATATAGAAGCTAATAAAATGCTTTTAGAAGCTGAGAGAGTAATAGCACCATCTAAATTTGTTAAAAATATCTTTGAAAACAATTTTGATAATTTGAATGTAGAAGTAATAAATCATGGAATAAGCTTAAATGATTCTAAAAAAAATGTAAAGATATATAAGAAAAATGATGAAATAAATTTTTGCTATGCTGGTTCTTTGTATAAACATAAAGGTTTGCACGTTATATTAGAAGCTTTTAAAAATATAAGCAATAACAATTTACAATTGAAAGTATATGGTTCCGGTGTTAATAAAGATTATAATAAACTAATTGAAAAATCGGTTAAGAATGATAGTAGAATTAAGGTTTGTGGAGTATATTCAAGAGAAGAATTCGGTGATGTGTTAAGCAATATTGATGTTTTAATAGTTCCATCAATATGGGACGAAACTTATTGTCTTATAATGTATGAAGCTTTTACATGTCATGTTCCGGTTATATCGGCAGAAGTTGGAGCATTACCAGAAGGTATAAAGAATGGATTTAATGGATTTACATTTGCATGCGGCAATAGTAAAGCGCTTGCAATGATAATTGATAATATTTTAAAAAAACCGCTTATTCTAAACAGATTTAAAGATAATATAAAGTCTTTTTATGTACCATCAATAGAAGATGAGATAATATCGTATAAAAATATTTATAATTGCATCATAAAGTAA
- a CDS encoding ATP-grasp domain-containing protein, whose amino-acid sequence MNILLTAVGKRVQLIKHLKKTSNVFGTDISMLAPAACFVDGFYIVPKCSEKNYVNELIKICKKESIDMLIPLYEREFELLCEYREEFEKVNTILLLSNKNVIKVCNDKWETYKFFNENEIKTPKSFSIKEKPYDVRFPLIIKPRDGMGSSSVFKIYDNNDLNFFASKVHNPIIQQYVEGTEYTIDVLCDLNSKIISIVPRQRIEVRAGEVTKSKTVKDKKIIDKTFELCTKLKGIGPLTIQCIKDKFDNIYFIEINPRFGGGVPLTFESGADYGKFFNFMKAGKKIEYEIGDFKELTMLRYDEAVYR is encoded by the coding sequence ATGAATATATTATTAACAGCAGTAGGAAAGAGAGTACAATTAATAAAGCATTTAAAGAAAACTTCTAATGTTTTTGGAACTGATATAAGTATGCTTGCTCCAGCAGCATGCTTTGTAGATGGATTTTATATTGTGCCAAAGTGCAGTGAGAAAAATTATGTAAATGAATTAATAAAAATTTGTAAAAAAGAAAGCATTGATATGTTAATTCCACTGTATGAAAGGGAATTTGAACTGCTTTGTGAGTATAGAGAAGAATTTGAAAAAGTAAATACTATCTTACTTTTAAGTAATAAGAATGTAATAAAAGTCTGTAATGACAAGTGGGAAACCTATAAATTTTTTAATGAGAATGAAATTAAAACACCAAAATCTTTTTCGATTAAAGAAAAGCCTTATGATGTAAGATTTCCACTTATAATTAAGCCAAGAGATGGCATGGGAAGTAGTAGTGTATTTAAAATATATGATAATAATGATTTGAATTTTTTTGCAAGTAAGGTTCATAATCCTATCATTCAGCAGTACGTTGAAGGCACGGAGTATACCATAGATGTTTTATGTGATTTAAATAGTAAGATAATATCCATAGTTCCAAGACAGCGTATTGAAGTAAGGGCAGGAGAGGTAACTAAAAGCAAAACTGTTAAGGATAAAAAGATTATAGATAAAACTTTTGAATTATGCACCAAATTAAAGGGAATAGGACCGCTTACTATTCAGTGTATTAAAGATAAGTTTGATAATATATATTTTATAGAAATTAATCCTAGGTTTGGGGGCGGCGTTCCTTTAACATTTGAGTCTGGTGCTGATTACGGAAAATTTTTCAATTTTATGAAGGCAGGAAAAAAGATAGAATATGAAATAGGTGATTTTAAGGAACTAACTATGCTTCGCTATGATGAGGCGGTGTACAGGTGA
- a CDS encoding dTDP-glucose 4,6-dehydratase, with translation MKVLVTGGAGFIGRWVVKRLLKDNNEVTAIDNLSNGNLSNISEFKSLKNFSFYKGDIKDNDFLDTIFKNEFDIIFHLAASINVQDSIDDPKTTFFNDAVGTFNILQKAKQQMFGKDSRMQGDEWNINVEKIHSCKVVFMSTCMVYDKCDESGINEKHPTKPVSPYGGSKIAAENMVLSYYHAYGLPAVVIRPFNTYGPFQKSGGEGGVVSIFIKSSLEGKPIKIYGSGDQTRDLLFVKDCAEFIVQCGYNDNVNGEIVNAGTGEDIKINELAELISNNRVKVIHVKHIHPQSEIMKLKCDYSKAQKILAWKPKYNIKDGIMETEKWIYNNKL, from the coding sequence ATGAAAGTTTTAGTTACTGGAGGAGCGGGATTTATAGGAAGATGGGTAGTAAAAAGACTTCTTAAAGATAATAATGAAGTAACTGCCATAGATAATTTGTCTAATGGCAATCTATCTAATATTTCAGAATTTAAATCACTAAAAAATTTTTCATTTTATAAAGGTGATATAAAGGATAATGATTTTCTGGATACGATATTTAAAAATGAATTTGATATAATTTTTCATCTTGCAGCTTCAATAAATGTTCAGGACAGCATTGATGACCCTAAAACAACATTTTTTAATGATGCAGTGGGAACATTTAATATTTTACAAAAAGCTAAACAGCAGATGTTTGGCAAAGATAGCAGAATGCAGGGTGATGAATGGAATATTAATGTTGAGAAAATTCATTCATGCAAAGTAGTATTTATGAGTACATGTATGGTTTATGATAAATGTGATGAAAGTGGGATTAATGAAAAACATCCTACCAAACCTGTATCACCCTACGGCGGAAGTAAGATAGCGGCTGAAAATATGGTACTATCTTATTATCATGCTTATGGTCTTCCAGCTGTTGTTATTCGGCCTTTTAATACATATGGGCCTTTTCAAAAATCAGGTGGAGAAGGCGGTGTTGTTTCTATTTTTATAAAAAGTTCTTTAGAAGGTAAGCCTATTAAAATTTATGGTTCAGGTGACCAAACAAGGGATTTGTTATTTGTAAAAGATTGTGCCGAATTTATAGTTCAATGTGGTTATAATGATAATGTTAATGGGGAAATAGTTAATGCTGGTACAGGGGAAGATATAAAAATAAATGAGCTTGCAGAGCTTATATCAAATAACAGGGTAAAAGTAATACATGTAAAACATATTCATCCTCAGAGTGAAATTATGAAGCTAAAATGTGATTACAGTAAAGCACAAAAAATTTTAGCTTGGAAGCCGAAATATAATATTAAAGATGGTATTATGGAAACTGAAAAATGGATTTACAATAACAAGTTATGA